From a single Salmo trutta unplaced genomic scaffold, fSalTru1.1, whole genome shotgun sequence genomic region:
- the LOC115185817 gene encoding serine/arginine repetitive matrix protein 2 isoform X2 has protein sequence MKEGETERVTAETERVSEKEGATEVTAEEAGPVRVTKDRVGVKEEMEKPPVLSSTQQSHPQEDQHKPESWNITCQDSSRNDLPEKRRREEESPGSTSSTCDHGSGLPERSREEEEETAETAGCSKDSSRVSARNSPSHPCITRRGKRSQPGSSSKVVVVRRSSEAGRSRRNIVPPQRFSSYVTEPRMMYSAACFSERIFSAQRTPKDRPPLNAPNTNQTDFPSSATDTAEGLGEAREEELPLASSPEVVSQERRGDRGCRSTAGGQSSDRESQRRGQLIPVTASSSEQQSPRKHRSQNRADVRLRAAKPFGRLRSFQPQGQHPDSQSQSASPQTAFRSEGEVHTEQPQYTSPIKLMFVSAVVGEEGVRYTLKAAAPGSSWHGQETFDPCEESSWAGSPEKTPEKTHNPPKTRSPPQTRSPPQTRSPLKTRSPPKNTVSSSPKLCGTTRGEGGSPPKRSPGSQNGDGPPPFRETTPTKRRPGRPKKLGPQLEKRAKRPIGRPPKQRGVEPSCGSRQGGQDRSGGVPLGCSTGEEGNEERNPANRNLKITVVYGRSHRTKRTVSEEAACLQATEQLMDLNFVRPVKEKRFAPHASNSSNIIKCQKLQCTAAMRRPGRPAKVKISGISVTITTRSPGKRKIHMNRDAARKSPEKLCQRKALLPEPQPSKEPKKISSTPSSDDDTRMQTERTTESEDGERERQTQTPPLLAVRHSVRVRKPSVYLLHSVATSTSRSLSHSTALLRRSRQLLINRASSKGSHRRRKEEGGEDTPGQKELLSGKEERKSEGRGGVLCEDLSQVAGVSVDSIFPASSSEALRWWPVSSDQDSLNQELARRIRLISHSWVTSAATTTHTTRTGTIMSAKQRLDDDSLSSWKPEVGSAVRLLFDQRCSVERLASWFMQTTETQSLGIVKKTSSRNPYELLHYPRTASRGSAFPSPQTMRLRKHIKKFAKAVPKSPAQLRLAQERLRRGKELNARRRLFTARPASGGLRLRAPWRKVRALGTYRTTLLRVREKFLTWTLRAKQPNRLRYNQAIWRRSLVEVGNSPDQVCPSAQPREELTSSPHHHCLPASSEISQPCSPDQLTGLTKQQRLSSKAWSPETLKECCVFLKKINSPDTESTVEEEWDVCTVNLDDTYCPDETRQEERREEYDKAVKTERRKRRVPWKESSSSPQEVMVQEHNRVRAGKRGVPWKESSSSPQEVMVQEHNRVRAGNRCGKQKNSGKATSQSPTPPPTKATSQSPTPPPTKAMSQSPTPPPTKATSQSPTPPPTKATSQSPTPPTKATSQSPTPPPTKATSQSPTPPPTKVMRKSRGRGLTGPRWRDFILGT, from the exons atgaaggagggagagacggagagggtgacagcagagacagagagagtgtcagagaaGGAGGGAGCGACGGAGGTGACAGCAGAGGAGGCAGGTCCAGTGAGAGTTACGAAGGATAGAGTTGGCgtgaaggaggagatggagaaacccccagtcctctcctctaCACAACAGAGTCACCCGCAGGAGGACCAACACAAACCAGAGAGCTGGAACATCACCTGTCAGGACAGCAGTAGGAATGACCTCcctgagaagaggaggagagaggaggagtcacCAGGTAGTACCAGTAGCACCTGTGACCATGGCAGTGGTCTTcctgagaggagtagagaggaagaggaggagacagcagaaACAGCAGGCTGCAGCAAGGACAGTAGCAGAGTGTCAGCCAGGAATAGCCCTTCCCACCCCTGCATAACCAGGAGAGGCAAGAGGTCCCAGCCAGGCAGCAGCagcaaggtggtggtggtgaggaggagcAGCGAGGCTGGGAGGTCCAGGAGGAATATCGTCCCTCCCCAGCGGTTCTCCTCCTACGTCACAGAGCCCAGGATGATGTATTCTGCTGCCTGTTTCTCAGAGAGAATCTTCTCCGCCCAGAGGACGCCAAAGGATCGGCCACCACTAAATGCCCCCAACACCAATCAGACAGACTTCCCATCCTCGGCCACAGACACGGCTGAGGGGTTGGGCGAAGCAAGAGAAGAAGAATTACCGCTGGCATCCAGTCCTGAGGTTGTcagtcaggagaggagaggagacagaggctgTAGATCAACAGCAGGAGGTCAGAGTTCAGACCGTGAGTCACAGAGACGAGGTCAGTTGATTCCCGTCACTGCATCTTCCTCTGAGCAGCAGAGTCCCCGTAAACACCGCTCCCAGAACAGGGCAGACGTTAGGCTCAGAGCAGCCAAACCTTTTGGGCGCTTACGCTCCTTCCAACCCCAGGGTCAGCACCCAGACTCCCAGTCCCAATCAGCGAGCCCTCAGACAGCCTTCAGGTCAGAGGGTGAGGTCCACACAGAGCAACCTCAGTACACCAGCCCTATCAAGCTGATGTTTGTATCTGCAGTAGTGGGTGAAGAGGGGGTGAGGTACACCCTGAAGGCGGCTGCACCAGGATCCAGCTGGCATGGACAGGAGACCTTTGACCCCTGTGAGGAGTCATCGTGGGCTGGAAGTCCAGAGAAGACCCCAGAGAAGACTCACAATCCACCTAAAACCCG GAGTCCCCCCCAGACCAGGAGTCCCCCCCAGACCAGGAGTCCGCTTAAAACCAGGAGTCCACCGAAGAACACCGTATCGTCATCACCAAAGCTGTGTGGAACgacgagaggagaggggggtagcCCGCCAAAACGTTCCCCCGGGTCCCAGAACGGAGATGGCCCGCCTCCTTTTCGTGAAACCACCCCCACGAAGAGACGTCCGGGACGTCCCAAGAAGCTGGGCCCCCAGCTGGAGAAGAGGGCCAAGAGGCCGATCGGCCGCCCGCCCAAGCAAAGGGGTGTAGAGCCGAGCTGTGGCTCCAGGCAGGGGGGTCAGGACCGGTCCGGTGGAGTTCCCTTAGGCTGCAGCACCGGGGAGGAGGGCAACGAGGAGAGAAACCCAGCCAACAGGAACCTGAAGATCACCGTGGTGTACGGACGCTCCCACAGGACCAAGAGAACCGTGTCGGAGGAGGCTGCTTGTCTCCAGGCTACAGAGCAGCTGATGGATCTGAACTTTGTCAGACCGGTGAAGGAGAAGAGGTTCGCTCCCCACGCCAGCAACAGCAGCAACATTATCAAGTGCCAGAAGCTGCAGTGTACCGCGGCCATGCGTCGTCCAGGGAGACCCGCCAAGGTCAAGATCTCCGGAATCTCCGTTACCATCACCACCAGGTCGCCGGGGAAACGCAAGATCCACATGAACCGGGACGCAGCCAGGAAATCTCCGGAGAAGCTCTGTCAGCGGAAAGCCCTCCTTCCTGAACCCCAGCCTTCCAAAGAGCCCAAGAAAATCAGCAGCACGCCATCTAGTGACGACGACACTCGGATGCAGACCGAGAGAACGACAGAGTccgaggatggagagagggagcgacagaCCCAGACTCCTCCTCTGTTGGCGGTGCGTCACTCTGTGAGGGTGAGGAAGCCTTCAGTGTACCTGCTTCACTCTGTAGCCACCTCCACCTCTAGGTCCCTGAGCCACAGTACCGCCCTGCTGCGCCGATCCAGACAGCTACTGATCAACAGGGCCAGCAGCAAGGGCAGCCATcgcaggaggaaggaggagggaggagaggacacccCAGGGCAGAAGGAGCTGCTGtctgggaaggaggagaggaagagcgagggaagaggaggggtgtTGTGTGAGGACCTGAGCCAGGTGGCGGGGGTTTCGGTAGACTCCATTTTCCCGGCCAGCTCCAGCGAGGCGTTGAGGTGGTGGCCCGTCTCCTCCGACCAGGACAGCCTGAACCAAGAGCTGGCTCGCAGGATCCGCCTCATATCCCACAGCTGGGTCACTTCCGCAGCCACTACCACCCATACCACCAGGACGGGGACGATCATGTCCGCCAAGCAGAGACTCGACGATGACTCTTTGTCCTCCTGGAAGCCAGAGGTTGGGTCGGCGGTGCGGCTGCTGTTTGACCAGCGCTGCAGCGTGGAGAGGCTGGCATCCTGGTTCATGCAGACCACTGAGACTCAGTCTCTGGGCATTGTGAAGAAGACCAGCTCCCGAAACCCCTATGAGCTCCTTCACTACCCCCGGACCGCCAGCAGGGGGAGCGCCTTTCCCAGCCCGCAGACCATGCGACTACGCAAACACATCAAGAAGTTTGCCAAAGCTGTGCCGAAGAGCCCCGCCCAGCTCCGTCTAGCCCAGGAACGGCTCCGACGTGGAAAAGAGCTGAATGCCAGGCGGCGTCTGTTCACTGCGAGGCCGGCGTCAGGCGGGCTGCGTCTCAGAGCTCCATGGAGGAAGGTCAGGGCCCTCGGGACGTACAGAACCACTCTGCTCAGAGTCAGAGAAAAGTTCCTTACCTGGACCCTCAGAGCCAAGCAGCCCAACAGGCTGAGGTACAACCAGGCGATCTGGAGGAGAAGCCTGGTGGAGGTAGGAAATTCACCTGACCAGGTCTGCCCTTCTGCTCAGCCCAGGGAGGAGCTCACCTCTTCTCCACATCACCACTGTCTACCTGCCTCCTCAGAGATCAGTCAGCCCTGCAGCCCCGACCAGCTGACAGGCCTCACCAAACAGCAGCGTCTCAGCTCTAAAGCCTGGAGTCCAGAGACTCTGAAGGAGTGTTGCGTGTTCCTCAAGAAGATCAACTCCCCCGACACAGAGTCCACCGTTGAGGAGGAGTGGGACGTCTGCACCGTCAATCTAGACGACACATACTGCCCCGACGAgaccagacaggaggagaggagggaagagtaCGACAAAGCTGTGAAAActgagagaaggaagaggagagttcCCTGGAAGGAGTCTAGCAGCTCGCCGCAGGAGGTGATGGTTCAGGAGCACAACCGGGTCCGAGCCGGGAAGAGGGGAGTTCCCTGGAAGGAGTCTAGCAGCTCGCCGCAGGAGGTGATGGTTCAGGAGCACAACCGGGTCCGAGCCGGGAACAGGTGCGGCAAACAGAAAAATTCAGGGAAAGCCACGAGCCAATCACCAACCCCGCCGCCAACGAAAGCAACGAGCCAATCACCGACCCCGCCTCCAACGAAAGCCATGAGCCAATCACCGACCCCGCCGCCAACGAAAGCCACGAGCCAATCACCGACCCCGCCGCCAACGAAAGCCACGAGCCAATCACCGACCCCGCCAACGAAAGCCACGAGCCAATCACCGACCCCGCCTCCAACGAAAGCCACGAGCCAATCACCGACCCCGCCGCCAACGAAAGTCATGAGAAAATCGCGTGGGAGGGGCCTGACCGGGCCGCGGTGGCGTGACTTTATACTGG GAACCTGA
- the LOC115185817 gene encoding serine/arginine repetitive matrix protein 2 isoform X3 — protein MKEGETERVTAETERVSEKEGATEVTAEEAGPVRVTKDRVGVKEEMEKPPVLSSTQQSHPQEDQHKPESWNITCQDSSRNDLPEKRRREEESPGSTSSTCDHGSGLPERSREEEEETAETAGCSKDSSRVSARNSPSHPCITRRGKRSQPGSSSKVVVVRRSSEAGRSRRNIVPPQRFSSYVTEPRMMYSAACFSERIFSAQRTPKDRPPLNAPNTNQTDFPSSATDTAEGLGEAREEELPLASSPEVVSQERRGDRGCRSTAGGQSSDRESQRRGQLIPVTASSSEQQSPRKHRSQNRADVRLRAAKPFGRLRSFQPQGQHPDSQSQSASPQTAFRSEGEVHTEQPQYTSPIKLMFVSAVVGEEGVRYTLKAAAPGSSWHGQETFDPCEESSWAGSPEKTPEKTHNPPKTRSPPQTRSPPQTRSPPQTRSPPQTRSPPQTRSPLKTRSPPKNTVSSSPKLCGTTRGEGGSPPKRSPGSQNGDGPPPFRETTPTKRRPGRPKKLGPQLEKRAKRPIGRPPKQRGVEPSCGSRQGGQDRSGGVPLGCSTGEEGNEERNPANRNLKITVVYGRSHRTKRTVSEEAACLQATEQLMDLNFVRPVKEKRFAPHASNSSNIIKCQKLQCTAAMRRPGRPAKVKISGISVTITTRSPGKRKIHMNRDAARKSPEKLCQRKALLPEPQPSKEPKKISSTPSSDDDTRMQTERTTESEDGERERQTQTPPLLAVRHSVRVRKPSVYLLHSVATSTSRSLSHSTALLRRSRQLLINRASSKGSHRRRKEEGGEDTPGQKELLSGKEERKSEGRGGVLCEDLSQVAGVSVDSIFPASSSEALRWWPVSSDQDSLNQELARRIRLISHSWVTSAATTTHTTRTGTIMSAKQRLDDDSLSSWKPEVGSAVRLLFDQRCSVERLASWFMQTTETQSLGIVKKTSSRNPYELLHYPRTASRGSAFPSPQTMRLRKHIKKFAKAVPKSPAQLRLAQERLRRGKELNARRRLFTARPASGGLRLRAPWRKVRALGTYRTTLLRVREKFLTWTLRAKQPNRLRYNQAIWRRSLVEVGNSPDQVCPSAQPREELTSSPHHHCLPASSEISQPCSPDQLTGLTKQQRLSSKAWSPETLKECCVFLKKINSPDTESTVEEEWDVCTVNLDDTYCPDETRQEERREEYDKAVKTERRKRRVPWKESSSSPQEVMVQEHNRVRAGNRCGKQKNSGKATSQSPTPPPTKATSQSPTPPPTKAMSQSPTPPPTKATSQSPTPPPTKATSQSPTPPTKATSQSPTPPPTKATSQSPTPPPTKVMRKSRGRGLTGPRWRDFILGT, from the exons atgaaggagggagagacggagagggtgacagcagagacagagagagtgtcagagaaGGAGGGAGCGACGGAGGTGACAGCAGAGGAGGCAGGTCCAGTGAGAGTTACGAAGGATAGAGTTGGCgtgaaggaggagatggagaaacccccagtcctctcctctaCACAACAGAGTCACCCGCAGGAGGACCAACACAAACCAGAGAGCTGGAACATCACCTGTCAGGACAGCAGTAGGAATGACCTCcctgagaagaggaggagagaggaggagtcacCAGGTAGTACCAGTAGCACCTGTGACCATGGCAGTGGTCTTcctgagaggagtagagaggaagaggaggagacagcagaaACAGCAGGCTGCAGCAAGGACAGTAGCAGAGTGTCAGCCAGGAATAGCCCTTCCCACCCCTGCATAACCAGGAGAGGCAAGAGGTCCCAGCCAGGCAGCAGCagcaaggtggtggtggtgaggaggagcAGCGAGGCTGGGAGGTCCAGGAGGAATATCGTCCCTCCCCAGCGGTTCTCCTCCTACGTCACAGAGCCCAGGATGATGTATTCTGCTGCCTGTTTCTCAGAGAGAATCTTCTCCGCCCAGAGGACGCCAAAGGATCGGCCACCACTAAATGCCCCCAACACCAATCAGACAGACTTCCCATCCTCGGCCACAGACACGGCTGAGGGGTTGGGCGAAGCAAGAGAAGAAGAATTACCGCTGGCATCCAGTCCTGAGGTTGTcagtcaggagaggagaggagacagaggctgTAGATCAACAGCAGGAGGTCAGAGTTCAGACCGTGAGTCACAGAGACGAGGTCAGTTGATTCCCGTCACTGCATCTTCCTCTGAGCAGCAGAGTCCCCGTAAACACCGCTCCCAGAACAGGGCAGACGTTAGGCTCAGAGCAGCCAAACCTTTTGGGCGCTTACGCTCCTTCCAACCCCAGGGTCAGCACCCAGACTCCCAGTCCCAATCAGCGAGCCCTCAGACAGCCTTCAGGTCAGAGGGTGAGGTCCACACAGAGCAACCTCAGTACACCAGCCCTATCAAGCTGATGTTTGTATCTGCAGTAGTGGGTGAAGAGGGGGTGAGGTACACCCTGAAGGCGGCTGCACCAGGATCCAGCTGGCATGGACAGGAGACCTTTGACCCCTGTGAGGAGTCATCGTGGGCTGGAAGTCCAGAGAAGACCCCAGAGAAGACTCACAATCCACCTAAAACCCGGAGTCCCCCCCAGACCAGGAGTCCCCCCCAGACCAGGAGTCCCCCCCAGACCAGGAGTCCCCCCCAGACCAGGAGTCCCCCCCAGACCAGGAGTCCGCTTAAAACCAGGAGTCCACCGAAGAACACCGTATCGTCATCACCAAAGCTGTGTGGAACgacgagaggagaggggggtagcCCGCCAAAACGTTCCCCCGGGTCCCAGAACGGAGATGGCCCGCCTCCTTTTCGTGAAACCACCCCCACGAAGAGACGTCCGGGACGTCCCAAGAAGCTGGGCCCCCAGCTGGAGAAGAGGGCCAAGAGGCCGATCGGCCGCCCGCCCAAGCAAAGGGGTGTAGAGCCGAGCTGTGGCTCCAGGCAGGGGGGTCAGGACCGGTCCGGTGGAGTTCCCTTAGGCTGCAGCACCGGGGAGGAGGGCAACGAGGAGAGAAACCCAGCCAACAGGAACCTGAAGATCACCGTGGTGTACGGACGCTCCCACAGGACCAAGAGAACCGTGTCGGAGGAGGCTGCTTGTCTCCAGGCTACAGAGCAGCTGATGGATCTGAACTTTGTCAGACCGGTGAAGGAGAAGAGGTTCGCTCCCCACGCCAGCAACAGCAGCAACATTATCAAGTGCCAGAAGCTGCAGTGTACCGCGGCCATGCGTCGTCCAGGGAGACCCGCCAAGGTCAAGATCTCCGGAATCTCCGTTACCATCACCACCAGGTCGCCGGGGAAACGCAAGATCCACATGAACCGGGACGCAGCCAGGAAATCTCCGGAGAAGCTCTGTCAGCGGAAAGCCCTCCTTCCTGAACCCCAGCCTTCCAAAGAGCCCAAGAAAATCAGCAGCACGCCATCTAGTGACGACGACACTCGGATGCAGACCGAGAGAACGACAGAGTccgaggatggagagagggagcgacagaCCCAGACTCCTCCTCTGTTGGCGGTGCGTCACTCTGTGAGGGTGAGGAAGCCTTCAGTGTACCTGCTTCACTCTGTAGCCACCTCCACCTCTAGGTCCCTGAGCCACAGTACCGCCCTGCTGCGCCGATCCAGACAGCTACTGATCAACAGGGCCAGCAGCAAGGGCAGCCATcgcaggaggaaggaggagggaggagaggacacccCAGGGCAGAAGGAGCTGCTGtctgggaaggaggagaggaagagcgagggaagaggaggggtgtTGTGTGAGGACCTGAGCCAGGTGGCGGGGGTTTCGGTAGACTCCATTTTCCCGGCCAGCTCCAGCGAGGCGTTGAGGTGGTGGCCCGTCTCCTCCGACCAGGACAGCCTGAACCAAGAGCTGGCTCGCAGGATCCGCCTCATATCCCACAGCTGGGTCACTTCCGCAGCCACTACCACCCATACCACCAGGACGGGGACGATCATGTCCGCCAAGCAGAGACTCGACGATGACTCTTTGTCCTCCTGGAAGCCAGAGGTTGGGTCGGCGGTGCGGCTGCTGTTTGACCAGCGCTGCAGCGTGGAGAGGCTGGCATCCTGGTTCATGCAGACCACTGAGACTCAGTCTCTGGGCATTGTGAAGAAGACCAGCTCCCGAAACCCCTATGAGCTCCTTCACTACCCCCGGACCGCCAGCAGGGGGAGCGCCTTTCCCAGCCCGCAGACCATGCGACTACGCAAACACATCAAGAAGTTTGCCAAAGCTGTGCCGAAGAGCCCCGCCCAGCTCCGTCTAGCCCAGGAACGGCTCCGACGTGGAAAAGAGCTGAATGCCAGGCGGCGTCTGTTCACTGCGAGGCCGGCGTCAGGCGGGCTGCGTCTCAGAGCTCCATGGAGGAAGGTCAGGGCCCTCGGGACGTACAGAACCACTCTGCTCAGAGTCAGAGAAAAGTTCCTTACCTGGACCCTCAGAGCCAAGCAGCCCAACAGGCTGAGGTACAACCAGGCGATCTGGAGGAGAAGCCTGGTGGAGGTAGGAAATTCACCTGACCAGGTCTGCCCTTCTGCTCAGCCCAGGGAGGAGCTCACCTCTTCTCCACATCACCACTGTCTACCTGCCTCCTCAGAGATCAGTCAGCCCTGCAGCCCCGACCAGCTGACAGGCCTCACCAAACAGCAGCGTCTCAGCTCTAAAGCCTGGAGTCCAGAGACTCTGAAGGAGTGTTGCGTGTTCCTCAAGAAGATCAACTCCCCCGACACAGAGTCCACCGTTGAGGAGGAGTGGGACGTCTGCACCGTCAATCTAGACGACACATACTGCCCCGACGAgaccagacaggaggagaggagggaagagtaCGACAAAGCTGTGAAAActgagagaaggaagaggagagttcCCTGGAAGGAGTCTAGCAGCTCGCCGCAGGAGGTGATG GTTCAGGAGCACAACCGGGTCCGAGCCGGGAACAGGTGCGGCAAACAGAAAAATTCAGGGAAAGCCACGAGCCAATCACCAACCCCGCCGCCAACGAAAGCAACGAGCCAATCACCGACCCCGCCTCCAACGAAAGCCATGAGCCAATCACCGACCCCGCCGCCAACGAAAGCCACGAGCCAATCACCGACCCCGCCGCCAACGAAAGCCACGAGCCAATCACCGACCCCGCCAACGAAAGCCACGAGCCAATCACCGACCCCGCCTCCAACGAAAGCCACGAGCCAATCACCGACCCCGCCGCCAACGAAAGTCATGAGAAAATCGCGTGGGAGGGGCCTGACCGGGCCGCGGTGGCGTGACTTTATACTGG GAACCTGA